One Brassica oleracea var. oleracea cultivar TO1000 chromosome C7, BOL, whole genome shotgun sequence genomic window carries:
- the LOC106303708 gene encoding L-galactose dehydrogenase — protein sequence MSIPQAKMELRPLGNTGLKVSSVGFGASPLGSVFGPVAEVDAVATVREAFRQGINFFDTSPYYGGTLSEKMLGKGLKALQVPRSDYIVATKCGRYEEGFDFSAERVTKSIDESLERLQLDYVDILHCHDIEFGSLDQIVSETIPALQKLKREGKTRFIGITGLPLDIFTYVLDRVPPGTVDVILSYCHYGVNDSTLVDLIPYLKGKGVGVISASPLAMGLLTEQGGPEWHPASPELKSACKAAAAHCKSKGKKITKLALQYSLANKEVSSVLVGMSSVSQVEENVAAVRELEDLGMDQETLSEVEAILEPVKNQTWPSGIDQK from the exons ATGTCGATTCCTCAGGCCAAGATGGAGCTTCGTCCTCTGGGAAACACAGGCCTCAAAGTTAGCTCTGTTGGCTTTGGCGCTTCTCCCCTCGGAAGCGTCTTCGGTCCAGTCGCCGAAGTCGATGCAGTCGCCACCGTACGCGAGGCGTTCCGACAAGGCATTAACTTCTTCGACACTTCCCC GTATTATGGAGGAACACTATCGGAGAAGATGCTTGGTAAAGGACTCAAGGCACTACAAGTCCCTAGAAGCGACTACATTGTTGCAACCAAGTGTGGACGTTACGAAGAAGGTTTTGACTTCAGCGCTGAGAGAGTAACGAAGAGCATCGACGAGAGCTTGGAGAGGCTTCAGCTAGATTACGTTGACATACTTCACTGCCACGACATTGAGTTCGGGTCTCTTGACCAG ATTGTGAGTGAAACAATCCCTGCGCTCCAGAAACTGAAACGTGAAGGGAAGACACGGTTCATCGGTATCACTGGTCTCCCGTTAGATATTTTCACTTACGTTCTTGATAGAGTGCCTCCAGGGACGGTTGATGTGATACTATCGTACTGCCATTACGGTGTGAATGATTCGACGTTGGTGGATTTGATACCTTACTTGAAGGGGAAAGGTGTGGGTGTGATTAGTGCTTCTCCATTGGCTATGGGTCTCCTTACGGAACAAGGTGGTCCTGAATGGCATCCTGCTTCCCCTGAGCTCAAG TCTGCTTGCAAAGCCGCTGCTGCTCATTGTAAATCAAAGGGTAAGAAGATCACAAAGTTGGCGTTGCAGTACAGTTTGGCAAACAAGGAGGTTTCATCAGTGTTGGTTGGAATGAGCTCTGTCTCACAG GTAGAAGAAAATGTTGCAGCAGTTAGAGAGCTTGAAGATTTGGGTATGGATCAAGAAACTTTGTCTGAGGTTGAAGCTATTCTCGAGCCGGTAAAGAATCAGACATGGCCAAGTGGAATCGATCAGAAGTAG